A stretch of the Methylacidiphilum caldifontis genome encodes the following:
- the hisF gene encoding imidazole glycerol phosphate synthase subunit HisF: MLAKRIIPCLDVHAGRVTRGKQFGKAELGELTDVGDPTLLALKYNEEGADELVFYDITASYEGRGALLDVLRSVARSCFIPLTAGGGIKTVEDIREVLLAGADKVSLNTAALANPALIEEGARKFGSQCIVLSIDAKRVAENSWKVFSHGGRKESAWEVRAWAMKGVELGAGEIVINSIDADGTKEGYDLKLIRVLADMLPVPVVASGGAGKMEDFALALEQGHADAVLAAGVFHRGEIHIGQLKSYLKKRGFPIRV; encoded by the coding sequence ATGCTGGCCAAAAGAATTATTCCCTGTTTAGACGTCCATGCGGGAAGGGTAACTCGAGGAAAACAGTTTGGTAAGGCTGAGTTGGGTGAATTAACCGATGTGGGGGATCCGACTTTGCTGGCGCTGAAATATAACGAAGAAGGAGCCGATGAACTTGTTTTTTACGATATTACGGCAAGCTACGAGGGCAGGGGAGCTTTGCTTGATGTCTTACGCTCTGTAGCCCGGAGCTGTTTCATACCCCTAACAGCGGGAGGAGGAATAAAAACCGTAGAAGATATAAGGGAAGTATTACTGGCCGGTGCAGATAAAGTCAGCTTGAATACAGCTGCCTTGGCAAACCCCGCACTGATTGAAGAGGGAGCTCGAAAGTTTGGTTCGCAGTGTATAGTTTTATCTATTGACGCTAAAAGAGTTGCAGAGAACTCTTGGAAAGTCTTCAGTCATGGAGGAAGAAAAGAGTCGGCTTGGGAAGTAAGGGCATGGGCGATGAAAGGAGTGGAGTTGGGAGCTGGAGAAATTGTTATAAACAGTATTGATGCGGATGGGACAAAAGAGGGTTATGATCTAAAGCTTATAAGAGTACTTGCAGATATGCTCCCTGTTCCCGTGGTGGCCAGTGGAGGGGCAGGAAAGATGGAAGATTTTGCATTAGCACTAGAACAGGGCCATGCCGATGCAGTTCTTGCAGCGGGAGTATTTCATAGGGGGGAGATTCATATCGGTCAGCTCAAATCCTATTTAAAGAAAAGGGGGTTCCCTATCCGGGTTTGA
- a CDS encoding tRNA (cytidine(34)-2'-O)-methyltransferase, with protein sequence MGNKGFGLAIVLVAPQIPQNTGNIARMCAATFTELHLVKPLGFSLEDSSLKRAGLDYWSEVKLFLWEGWDDFVTKNPNKKLFFFETGNYPSYFTASFSPHDVFVFGRETKGLSKRILSLYPQSIFSIPILNGAVRSLNLANCVSIVLYEALRQIYTKNSK encoded by the coding sequence ATGGGAAATAAAGGATTTGGTTTAGCGATCGTTCTTGTTGCTCCTCAAATCCCTCAAAATACAGGTAATATAGCCAGGATGTGTGCAGCGACTTTTACTGAGCTGCATCTTGTAAAACCACTTGGTTTTTCTCTGGAAGATTCCTCCTTGAAAAGAGCGGGATTGGATTACTGGAGCGAAGTCAAACTATTTCTCTGGGAAGGGTGGGATGATTTTGTAACGAAAAATCCCAATAAAAAATTGTTTTTTTTTGAAACAGGAAATTATCCTTCTTATTTTACAGCTTCTTTTTCACCACATGATGTTTTTGTTTTTGGTCGAGAAACCAAGGGATTATCAAAAAGGATTCTATCCCTATATCCCCAATCCATTTTTTCAATCCCCATCCTTAACGGTGCAGTTCGTAGTCTCAATTTAGCTAATTGCGTATCGATTGTCCTTTATGAGGCTTTAAGACAAATTTATACCAAAAATTCAAAATAA
- the truA gene encoding tRNA pseudouridine(38-40) synthase TruA, producing the protein MNLALVGYKLILSYYGSGFHGWQKQGKLPTVQLYLEEAVAKIWKEKIPVEGAGRTDAGVHALGQVASFVAQKRLEAEVLKRALNYHLVETIRIWDVHIVSQEFSARFDAMAKTYQYMIWNNPVMDPFYIWRAWHIPRPLDIKAMNEAAQLFVGKHNFLAFVTSPGMPIKNPIRTVFQCSFAQQQSLLLFTIKADGFLYRMVRNIVGALVKVGLGRLSLEQLKFIFESQKRTLAPASAPPWGLYLLSVDYPQDKES; encoded by the coding sequence TTGAACTTAGCTCTTGTTGGCTATAAGCTTATTCTTTCTTATTATGGTAGCGGTTTCCATGGTTGGCAAAAACAGGGGAAACTGCCTACAGTCCAACTTTATCTTGAAGAGGCGGTTGCCAAGATTTGGAAAGAAAAGATCCCTGTTGAAGGCGCAGGACGTACTGATGCGGGGGTTCATGCACTAGGACAAGTCGCTTCTTTTGTTGCCCAAAAAAGATTAGAAGCCGAAGTGCTCAAACGGGCCCTGAATTATCATTTGGTTGAAACCATTCGCATTTGGGATGTCCATATAGTTTCTCAAGAGTTTAGTGCTCGGTTTGATGCAATGGCTAAAACCTACCAATACATGATCTGGAATAACCCGGTTATGGATCCCTTTTATATCTGGAGGGCATGGCATATACCAAGGCCGTTGGATATAAAGGCGATGAATGAAGCAGCTCAGCTGTTTGTGGGTAAGCACAATTTCTTGGCTTTTGTTACAAGTCCTGGAATGCCTATTAAAAACCCTATTAGAACTGTTTTCCAGTGTTCTTTTGCCCAACAGCAAAGCCTTTTACTTTTTACAATTAAAGCCGATGGTTTTCTTTACCGTATGGTTCGCAATATAGTGGGGGCATTAGTCAAAGTGGGATTAGGGAGATTAAGTTTGGAACAGTTAAAATTCATTTTTGAGAGTCAAAAAAGGACACTAGCCCCTGCCTCAGCCCCCCCGTGGGGCCTATATCTTTTGTCTGTTGATTACCCACAAGACAAGGAAAGCTGA
- a CDS encoding acyloxyacyl hydrolase: MRFVFCVILGIGLLLPALVKASPGGETTYSQSEDQNVSGVPLKTEEIPEVALFKEGANEIMFMTGGLFSTASGNGRYPFDEIPTLTYWGWMLTTPDKGGIFRGNLEVLVGLYASAIIKGFGSTVVGPQISIRYNFVQPNSRFIPFVEGGLGFVFTDAYTVKTQSMIGQAIEFTPQLGGGCRYMLDTHWSFNFEILFHHMSNADMASRNIGVNELGGLIGFSYLLGRPH; encoded by the coding sequence ATGCGTTTTGTATTTTGTGTTATCTTGGGTATAGGATTGTTGTTACCCGCCTTAGTCAAAGCTAGCCCTGGTGGGGAAACAACATACTCACAGAGTGAAGATCAAAATGTATCTGGAGTACCCTTAAAAACCGAAGAAATACCTGAAGTTGCCCTTTTTAAAGAAGGGGCCAACGAAATCATGTTTATGACAGGAGGGCTTTTTTCCACCGCATCGGGTAATGGGAGATATCCTTTCGATGAGATCCCGACCCTTACCTATTGGGGTTGGATGCTCACGACTCCAGACAAAGGAGGCATTTTTCGCGGGAATCTCGAAGTTCTTGTAGGTCTTTATGCTAGTGCAATTATAAAAGGTTTTGGAAGTACCGTTGTGGGGCCTCAGATTTCTATTCGGTATAATTTTGTCCAACCGAATAGTCGATTTATTCCTTTTGTTGAAGGCGGGTTAGGTTTTGTTTTTACGGATGCCTACACGGTCAAAACCCAGTCGATGATTGGGCAAGCCATAGAATTTACCCCTCAACTTGGGGGTGGCTGTAGATATATGCTGGATACCCATTGGTCGTTTAATTTCGAGATTCTCTTTCACCACATGTCTAATGCGGATATGGCCAGTAGAAATATCGGAGTAAATGAGTTGGGAGGATTGATTGGATTTTCGTACCTTTTGGGTCGGCCTCATTGA
- the ruvX gene encoding Holliday junction resolvase RuvX, translating into MAILSIDYGSKYIGLAINDETLSIAIPLESLPAEPITKFIGKLKEIIIKNEVSLLIVGLPRNMDGSYGLAAEKVRQFVLKLRQWIHIPVEFQDERLSTKFADRLLTQGGFRGIEKKKRIDSYAAAVILQSYLDVLPLKGKKAGSTV; encoded by the coding sequence ATGGCGATCTTGTCTATAGATTACGGAAGCAAATATATTGGATTAGCGATAAATGACGAAACTTTGTCGATTGCTATTCCTCTTGAATCCTTGCCTGCAGAACCAATAACAAAATTTATCGGGAAACTCAAAGAGATCATCATTAAAAATGAGGTGAGTCTTCTTATTGTGGGTTTGCCAAGAAATATGGATGGTTCATACGGGCTAGCCGCTGAAAAAGTAAGGCAGTTTGTTCTTAAGCTAAGACAGTGGATTCATATCCCGGTTGAATTTCAGGATGAGAGGCTAAGTACAAAGTTTGCGGACAGGCTACTTACTCAGGGCGGTTTTAGAGGCATAGAAAAGAAAAAAAGGATCGATAGTTATGCTGCTGCGGTTATACTTCAGTCTTATTTAGATGTACTTCCCCTAAAGGGGAAAAAAGCTGGAAGTACTGTTTAA
- the trpA gene encoding tryptophan synthase subunit alpha, with protein sequence MNGKISSTFAELSQKGQKAFVPFLMAGDPFFELSLDLVEALDESGADILELGIPFSDPLADGPIIQKSAMRALKEGMNIDKVFSLLQRIRKRTDIPVVLFSYLNPIFRYGLERFAAKAADSGAAGMLIVDLPPEETLEGLDFLEEKLDRILLVTPSTSLDRRKVIAAKSRGFLYCVSRYGITGIQKDLSVEAYELVKSLEALKKVPLCVGFGVSSAEQAKIVASYADGVVVGSALVDEISKIAEGKSSIERFKDFAFSLAKSVH encoded by the coding sequence ATGAATGGAAAGATTTCAAGCACTTTTGCCGAGTTAAGCCAAAAAGGGCAAAAAGCTTTTGTTCCTTTTCTAATGGCTGGAGATCCTTTCTTTGAGCTATCTCTTGATCTTGTAGAAGCACTCGATGAAAGTGGTGCCGATATATTGGAACTGGGTATTCCTTTTTCTGACCCTTTGGCTGATGGGCCTATAATCCAGAAATCGGCTATGCGAGCTTTGAAAGAAGGAATGAACATCGACAAAGTTTTTAGCTTACTTCAAAGGATTCGAAAAAGAACAGACATTCCGGTTGTTCTTTTTTCTTATCTTAACCCGATTTTTCGTTACGGACTTGAGCGGTTTGCTGCCAAAGCCGCTGATAGTGGAGCTGCCGGAATGCTCATTGTGGATCTGCCTCCTGAAGAGACTCTCGAAGGGCTTGATTTCTTGGAAGAAAAGTTGGATCGGATTCTTCTTGTTACTCCTTCCACTTCTTTGGATAGAAGAAAGGTTATAGCAGCCAAAAGTCGAGGTTTTCTTTACTGCGTTTCCCGTTACGGCATAACAGGGATACAAAAGGATTTATCGGTGGAAGCCTATGAGCTGGTCAAGTCGTTGGAAGCTTTAAAGAAAGTTCCCCTTTGCGTGGGTTTTGGAGTGTCTTCTGCGGAACAGGCTAAAATTGTTGCTTCTTATGCCGACGGTGTTGTGGTGGGGAGTGCTTTGGTTGACGAAATTTCAAAGATTGCAGAGGGGAAAAGCTCCATAGAAAGATTCAAAGACTTTGCTTTTTCTCTTGCAAAAAGTGTTCATTAA
- the gltB gene encoding glutamate synthase large subunit — protein MHQKKIFDQKNLPPLWIPGMERSSCGVGFVADVQGNSNYSILDTALRCVCALSHRGAIDADMKTGDGAGIMTRIPYDIFRPEIEKTGHHLFKNEDLAIGFCFLPAEDLYVQAHCKKIIEETVQEQGIFILGWRTVPVHKDALGDKAQRTCPQIEQLLMAKPLDRSLDNFAFEQLLFLCRKKIENKIAQQGIKDFYIPSFSCRTIVYKGLFVSPQLQKFYSDLHDPLFKTPFVIYHQRYSTNTFPSWFLSQPFRLLAHNGEINTIQGNRSWTRAKEKALEISEPWGREVENLLPIIAPASSDSASLDNVLEFLNLSGRDILEAIHMLVPAAWQAEKHISEELKSFYLYNELFSEPWDGPAALVFSDGRIVGACLDRNGLRPARYRITTDGLFILGSEAGIGKVEDKTIIEKGRLGPGEVIAVDIEAKKILRDKEIKSLICSKYPYSSFLKQCHRKINKKLSFSTPFLKDPEGLNKNLLCFGYDEEEIQYVLKPMAQKAEEAIGSMGDDAPLAILSDKPKLLYWYFRQLFAQVTNPPIDPIREKLVMSLEIWCGRFPQWLLAKPIDYEVLRLSSPFLFDSDLEDLRSRPEPSLQSRTIKCLFPVEGAEEGFLARLWEIKKEAEEAADEGVSILILSDKGVDEKLAALPMLLVVGAVHHHLIRTGKRTKLSLICETAECRDVHHFACLIGYGATAVNPYLCLDLFLHLHQNGAFGNLTKEEIAQNYKLAVEKGLLKILSKMGISTISSYHGSQLFEALGIGEEVINDCFENTPSRIGGLNYRQIAKEALQRHELGFGSADHKLMDMGYYRYKREGERHALSPQAINSLHIFVGLKGKNKAGQVEDYQRFSEAINKNAPISIRDCLTFRPQTPIPIEEVEQVEEIRKRFTTAAMSYGALSPEAHETLSIAMNRIGGKSNTGEGGEDPERYSPLLNGDSKNSLIKQVASGRFGVTAEYLSNAAEIEIKMAQGSKPGEGGQIPGFKVDSVIARLRRSTPGFPLISPPPHHDIYSIEDLSQLIYDLKQANPRAKICVKLVSEAGVGTIAAGVAKAHADIILISGNEGGTGASPISSIKYAGTPWELGVAETQQVLMLNGLRSRVTLRTDGGLRTGRDIVIAAILGAEEYNFGTMALIAMGCVYVRHCHLNTCPTGIATQDAKLRTKFKGTPEAVIAYLNAVAQEVREILASLGVRSINEIIGRTDLLEQKTFPHHPKAQLLDLRSLFWKPEGMETEPRYHTWERNDFQGDRPLDDLILQQAKSAIRTRRPISIHYKVKNINRSIGTQLSGTIAYLYGDSGLPDGTIQLNLSGCAGQSLGAFLVNGVNICLEGEANDYVGKGMCGGEIVLKAPAEVLFKPEENVICGNTVLYGATGGRFYGCGKAGERFAVRNSGATAVIEGIGDHGCEYMTRGKVIVLGKTGKNFAAGMSGGIAYVYDEEGSFPDNCNLQMVRLERLSTNDEDKELQQILYDHLEKTGSTTAKKILENWKTARTLFWKVVPLEPPQSKPKAKELASKEMFQEIKV, from the coding sequence ATGCATCAAAAGAAAATTTTTGATCAAAAAAACTTGCCCCCTTTATGGATTCCAGGGATGGAAAGATCTAGCTGTGGGGTGGGCTTTGTAGCTGACGTGCAAGGTAACAGCAACTACTCGATCTTAGACACTGCCTTGCGCTGTGTCTGTGCCCTGTCCCATCGGGGGGCTATCGATGCAGACATGAAAACGGGCGATGGAGCGGGAATCATGACAAGGATTCCTTACGATATTTTTAGGCCCGAAATCGAAAAAACTGGGCACCATCTCTTTAAAAATGAGGATTTAGCTATTGGTTTTTGCTTTTTGCCTGCGGAAGACTTGTACGTTCAAGCTCACTGTAAAAAAATCATTGAAGAAACGGTTCAAGAGCAGGGCATCTTTATCCTGGGTTGGCGGACTGTTCCTGTCCACAAGGATGCCCTTGGAGATAAAGCTCAAAGAACATGTCCCCAAATAGAGCAACTTCTCATGGCAAAGCCTCTTGACCGATCTTTAGACAATTTTGCCTTCGAACAGCTCCTTTTTCTATGCCGAAAAAAAATTGAAAATAAAATTGCTCAACAGGGCATAAAAGATTTTTACATTCCTTCTTTCTCTTGCCGAACCATTGTTTATAAAGGACTTTTTGTATCCCCACAACTTCAAAAATTCTACTCTGATCTCCATGATCCCCTTTTTAAAACGCCTTTTGTCATCTATCACCAAAGGTATAGCACAAACACTTTCCCTTCATGGTTTCTTTCCCAGCCTTTTAGGCTCTTGGCTCATAACGGAGAAATCAATACCATCCAGGGTAATCGGAGCTGGACAAGAGCAAAAGAGAAGGCTCTTGAAATATCCGAACCCTGGGGAAGGGAGGTAGAGAATCTTCTTCCGATCATAGCTCCAGCATCCAGTGACTCGGCCAGTTTAGACAATGTCCTTGAGTTTCTCAATCTTTCTGGCAGAGATATTTTGGAAGCCATCCATATGCTTGTCCCTGCAGCATGGCAAGCTGAAAAGCATATATCAGAAGAACTCAAAAGTTTTTACCTCTATAACGAACTTTTTTCCGAGCCGTGGGATGGCCCAGCAGCACTTGTATTTAGCGATGGAAGAATTGTTGGAGCTTGTCTTGATCGTAATGGATTACGGCCCGCCCGCTATAGGATTACCACCGATGGATTATTCATTCTTGGATCGGAGGCAGGAATAGGAAAAGTAGAGGATAAAACCATTATAGAAAAAGGAAGGCTTGGTCCAGGAGAAGTCATTGCTGTAGATATCGAAGCTAAAAAAATCCTCAGAGACAAAGAAATTAAATCCTTGATCTGTTCAAAGTATCCCTACAGTTCCTTTCTCAAACAGTGTCACAGGAAAATAAATAAGAAATTATCTTTTTCTACCCCTTTTCTTAAAGATCCAGAAGGGCTGAATAAAAATCTTCTATGCTTTGGATACGATGAAGAAGAGATCCAATATGTACTTAAACCCATGGCCCAGAAAGCTGAAGAGGCCATCGGATCCATGGGAGATGACGCCCCATTAGCTATTCTTTCAGACAAACCAAAGTTACTCTACTGGTACTTTAGACAACTGTTTGCTCAAGTTACAAACCCTCCAATAGATCCCATCCGCGAAAAACTGGTAATGTCCCTGGAGATCTGGTGTGGACGCTTTCCCCAATGGCTTCTTGCAAAACCGATCGACTACGAAGTCCTTCGGCTCAGTTCCCCTTTTCTATTCGATTCTGATCTAGAGGATCTGAGATCGAGGCCTGAGCCTTCCCTGCAATCAAGAACCATAAAATGCCTTTTCCCTGTGGAAGGAGCTGAAGAAGGCTTTCTTGCTCGGCTTTGGGAAATCAAAAAAGAGGCTGAGGAAGCGGCAGATGAAGGAGTCTCCATCCTCATTTTATCGGATAAGGGAGTCGATGAAAAACTTGCTGCCCTGCCCATGCTTCTTGTCGTAGGTGCTGTCCATCACCATCTGATCAGAACAGGGAAAAGGACAAAACTCTCTTTGATCTGTGAAACGGCTGAATGTCGAGATGTACATCATTTCGCCTGTCTTATTGGATACGGGGCTACAGCCGTCAATCCTTACCTCTGTTTGGATCTCTTTTTACATCTTCACCAAAACGGAGCTTTCGGGAACTTGACCAAAGAAGAGATAGCCCAAAATTACAAACTGGCCGTAGAAAAAGGACTACTTAAAATTTTATCGAAAATGGGAATCTCTACGATATCCAGCTACCACGGGAGCCAACTTTTTGAAGCTCTTGGGATTGGAGAAGAGGTTATTAATGATTGCTTTGAAAATACCCCTTCACGGATCGGCGGGCTAAACTACCGGCAGATCGCAAAAGAAGCCCTTCAAAGACATGAACTTGGATTTGGCAGCGCTGATCATAAACTCATGGACATGGGCTACTACCGTTACAAAAGAGAGGGAGAAAGACATGCCTTGAGTCCCCAGGCCATCAACTCCCTTCATATTTTTGTGGGCTTAAAGGGAAAAAATAAAGCTGGACAAGTTGAAGATTACCAGAGGTTTTCAGAGGCGATAAACAAGAATGCTCCCATTTCCATTAGGGACTGTTTAACCTTTCGCCCACAAACTCCTATCCCTATCGAAGAGGTAGAACAGGTCGAAGAAATCAGAAAACGGTTTACCACCGCAGCCATGTCTTATGGAGCTTTATCCCCTGAAGCTCACGAGACTCTATCCATTGCTATGAACAGGATAGGGGGCAAATCCAATACGGGAGAAGGTGGCGAAGACCCCGAAAGGTACAGTCCTTTGCTCAACGGAGATTCCAAAAATAGCCTGATTAAGCAGGTGGCTTCAGGCCGATTTGGGGTCACCGCAGAGTATCTTTCTAATGCTGCTGAGATCGAAATTAAAATGGCACAAGGTTCTAAACCCGGAGAAGGAGGACAAATTCCTGGTTTTAAAGTCGACTCAGTCATCGCCCGGCTGCGGAGAAGTACGCCTGGTTTCCCTCTCATCTCCCCGCCTCCTCATCACGATATTTACAGTATCGAAGATCTTTCCCAGTTAATTTACGATTTGAAACAAGCAAATCCTCGGGCAAAGATCTGCGTAAAACTCGTTTCAGAGGCAGGTGTAGGAACGATCGCTGCGGGTGTAGCCAAAGCCCATGCTGATATCATTCTTATCAGTGGAAATGAAGGCGGTACGGGAGCTTCTCCCATCTCTTCGATTAAATATGCGGGAACACCCTGGGAGTTAGGAGTAGCCGAAACCCAGCAGGTTCTTATGCTTAACGGGCTGAGAAGCCGGGTAACGTTAAGAACTGACGGAGGATTGCGTACAGGCAGAGATATAGTAATTGCAGCGATCCTGGGTGCTGAGGAATACAATTTTGGAACAATGGCCCTTATAGCCATGGGTTGTGTTTATGTCCGTCATTGCCATCTCAATACCTGTCCAACAGGAATTGCTACTCAAGATGCAAAGCTAAGAACAAAATTTAAGGGAACTCCGGAAGCCGTTATCGCCTATCTTAATGCGGTTGCACAAGAAGTTAGGGAAATATTGGCAAGCCTTGGTGTCCGGTCAATAAACGAGATTATTGGAAGGACTGATCTTCTTGAACAAAAAACTTTCCCCCATCATCCCAAGGCCCAACTCTTAGACCTCCGCTCCTTATTCTGGAAGCCCGAGGGGATGGAAACCGAGCCCCGTTATCACACTTGGGAAAGAAATGACTTCCAGGGTGACCGACCACTTGACGATCTCATCCTTCAACAAGCAAAATCAGCAATTCGAACCCGAAGACCTATCTCTATCCATTACAAAGTTAAAAATATCAATAGGAGCATCGGAACACAGCTTTCTGGAACTATAGCCTATCTTTATGGGGACAGCGGACTTCCCGATGGGACTATCCAACTTAACCTTTCGGGTTGTGCGGGGCAAAGTCTTGGAGCTTTTTTGGTCAACGGTGTAAATATCTGCCTGGAAGGAGAAGCTAATGATTATGTGGGCAAAGGGATGTGTGGTGGAGAAATTGTTCTCAAAGCTCCTGCAGAGGTCTTGTTTAAACCTGAAGAAAACGTGATTTGTGGTAATACAGTCCTTTACGGGGCCACAGGAGGAAGATTTTATGGTTGTGGCAAAGCGGGAGAAAGATTTGCTGTCAGAAATAGTGGGGCAACCGCTGTGATTGAAGGCATTGGGGATCATGGATGTGAATATATGACAAGAGGCAAAGTGATCGTCCTAGGGAAAACGGGGAAAAATTTTGCCGCTGGGATGTCAGGGGGAATCGCTTATGTGTATGATGAAGAAGGGAGTTTCCCGGATAATTGTAACTTGCAGATGGTCAGGCTAGAAAGATTGTCAACCAATGACGAGGATAAAGAACTACAACAGATTCTCTATGATCATTTAGAAAAAACGGGTAGCACCACCGCAAAAAAAATTCTTGAGAATTGGAAAACGGCAAGAACTTTGTTTTGGAAAGTTGTTCCCTTGGAACCTCCTCAATCTAAACCCAAAGCAAAAGAACTTGCTTCTAAAGAAATGTTTCAAGAAATTAAAGTTTAA
- a CDS encoding IS1634 family transposase: MYLQEVRTYQNGKIYRSYLVRESYRVGKQVKTRILANLTRMPEEVRDAVRAILQGKKLVPIEEWEAPDALDYGGLAVLEQAWQRFGLDQALAGVKSERKRKLLKAMIYGRILFPSSKLALREEARGTLLAKACGLEEDDLEEGDLYQAMDGLGWLWSGIERKLYEESQPAGASLVLYDLSSVYFEGDGPAGLAQYGYSRDHRQDRLQVLLAVATDSRGIPIHVEVLRGNRADSTTLTGLLVTLRGRFGIQEATFVFDGGMKSRWNLEILTGLELQYVTRATQAKLQEIIGSLPEDRQLWLTDRTRVLEIEYQGVRYVIAGGEWRAQRDRERRERRIEKGEELLRQIARSMRKGVDPVNLGSQVGRALQKIQAHKYFQYGVDTKGRFWWKLDRDRVKEEEAIDGWYLLETNLPSTKASDQQVLTHYKRLAEVESAFSELKSYLEIRPVYHWRPDQIRNHIRLCFLAFWISAQLGTEWLAKGFTEEVPKVLRRLQSIRLVQLSSKGKPVISFLSRIPTELNALLHKLNLLPLFSHPPKWIM; this comes from the coding sequence ATGTATTTGCAAGAGGTGCGTACCTACCAAAATGGCAAGATCTATCGGTCTTATCTCGTCCGGGAGTCCTACCGAGTAGGCAAACAGGTCAAGACAAGGATTCTAGCTAATCTAACGCGGATGCCTGAAGAAGTCAGGGATGCAGTCAGGGCTATCTTACAGGGGAAGAAGCTTGTGCCCATAGAGGAGTGGGAAGCCCCGGATGCTTTAGATTACGGAGGTTTGGCAGTCCTCGAGCAAGCCTGGCAACGATTCGGTTTGGATCAAGCGCTTGCCGGAGTCAAATCGGAACGGAAACGGAAACTTTTGAAGGCGATGATCTACGGGCGGATTCTTTTTCCCTCATCCAAGCTTGCCCTGCGGGAGGAAGCCCGGGGGACACTCCTGGCTAAGGCTTGTGGGTTGGAGGAGGATGACCTGGAGGAGGGAGATCTCTACCAAGCGATGGATGGACTCGGGTGGCTTTGGAGCGGGATCGAGAGGAAGCTCTACGAGGAATCTCAACCGGCTGGAGCAAGCCTGGTGCTTTATGATCTATCCAGTGTATATTTTGAAGGGGATGGTCCAGCTGGCTTGGCCCAATATGGCTACAGCAGGGATCATCGGCAGGATAGGCTGCAGGTTCTTCTTGCCGTCGCTACGGATAGTCGGGGCATTCCAATTCATGTGGAGGTGCTTCGAGGGAACCGGGCGGATAGTACGACCCTGACGGGGCTTTTGGTTACCCTGCGAGGAAGGTTTGGGATCCAGGAAGCGACCTTTGTCTTCGACGGGGGGATGAAGAGCCGGTGGAACCTGGAGATATTGACGGGTCTGGAACTCCAGTATGTGACACGAGCAACTCAAGCAAAGCTGCAGGAGATTATCGGAAGCCTTCCCGAAGACCGCCAGCTTTGGCTTACTGATCGGACTCGGGTTCTGGAGATTGAATACCAAGGAGTTCGCTATGTTATCGCCGGAGGGGAGTGGCGAGCGCAACGGGATAGGGAGCGACGGGAAAGACGGATCGAGAAAGGAGAAGAGCTGCTGCGCCAAATAGCACGATCGATGCGGAAGGGAGTGGATCCGGTCAATCTTGGCAGCCAAGTCGGCCGGGCGCTCCAGAAAATCCAGGCGCATAAATACTTTCAGTATGGAGTCGATACCAAAGGCCGGTTCTGGTGGAAGCTCGATAGGGATCGGGTCAAGGAAGAAGAGGCAATCGACGGTTGGTATCTTTTGGAGACTAACCTTCCCTCGACAAAAGCTTCGGATCAGCAAGTCCTCACGCACTACAAGAGGCTTGCAGAGGTTGAGTCAGCCTTTTCTGAGCTCAAAAGTTACTTGGAAATACGTCCGGTCTATCACTGGAGGCCGGACCAGATCCGTAACCACATAAGGCTCTGCTTCTTGGCCTTCTGGATCAGTGCCCAGCTCGGAACCGAATGGTTAGCGAAGGGTTTTACCGAAGAAGTTCCCAAAGTGCTCCGTCGCTTGCAATCAATCCGCTTGGTCCAACTCTCTAGCAAGGGAAAGCCTGTGATTAGTTTCTTATCCCGGATCCCTACGGAACTCAACGCATTGCTTCATAAACTCAATCTGCTACCGCTGTTTTCTCATCCGCCCAAGTGGATTATGTAG
- a CDS encoding LysM peptidoglycan-binding domain-containing protein: MALIIILFVSFSFFLSPSYALESGSSSAKSADTSSKKPTEIKYVVKKGDSLWKISRKYKVTVEALMAINELKDDRLKPGQELIIPPKGYRPPPKELLPPPSQEEKKDASKSAEPTPSQNP, from the coding sequence ATGGCTTTGATAATAATTTTGTTTGTATCCTTCTCCTTTTTTCTTTCTCCTAGTTATGCCTTAGAAAGTGGTTCATCATCTGCCAAGTCTGCTGATACTTCAAGCAAAAAACCGACGGAAATTAAGTATGTTGTAAAAAAGGGAGATAGTCTTTGGAAAATTTCCAGAAAATACAAGGTAACCGTTGAAGCCTTGATGGCTATCAATGAGTTAAAAGATGACCGATTGAAACCTGGCCAAGAATTAATCATTCCTCCCAAAGGCTATAGACCACCTCCTAAAGAGCTTTTGCCACCTCCTTCTCAAGAAGAAAAAAAGGATGCATCAAAATCAGCCGAGCCAACCCCATCACAAAACCCCTGA